In the genome of Streptomyces pactum, one region contains:
- a CDS encoding putative bifunctional diguanylate cyclase/phosphodiesterase, with translation MSSATDGAERDLACSRARPERFAALWAEAIHPLTATEMTLPEFERFLLPLACRLGEALSAPVFDTQSAYEVGAALVDAHCTEPEALPHILGTVDANLVEHFPPDSSMPREEARARCSRLQHALAAGFVRELRERTRSEQEAISRAALAARTEAEMALHASEAKFQAVFEGAVIGVGIADLDGWVLVVNDAVARMFGGREYFQTRRNVLDWVHPDDAPGVLDLYYELVTGKRDFYRIQKPHPRPDGGVLWTNLTVSLLRDSTGRPQYQLTLMEDITEQRLLEERLRYEATHDALTGLPNRTLFSERLEQALAAGAESERFGVCYLDLDGFKAVNDSLGHAVGDKLLVSVAERLRACATAPGTMVARAGGDEFVALVAGPTAHTDVVALADRMLTALAEPVRVEGRELLVRVSIGVVDGFAGEMGQAEVLRSADITMYRAKAAGGNQYVRADADSDARVIARHSLTNRLPSALENGEFFIEYQPLVRLADGSVRGAEALVRWLHPVHGVLGPDQFIPLAEQTGLIVPLGRWVLQEAARQAYTWRKETGDPRLRVNVNLSPCQLTHKGLVADTVAVLEEADLCPSALCLEVTENDLIGADEDALRPLRQLADLGVDIALDDFGTGYSNLSYLRRLPVSTLKLDRSFTRGMQRAPADPVDVKIVEGIVSLAHTLDLAVTVEGVETGVQAEHLRLLGCDTAQGWYYARPGPPERLHTLALADAS, from the coding sequence ATGAGTTCGGCCACAGACGGCGCGGAGAGAGACCTGGCGTGCTCCCGGGCACGCCCCGAGCGGTTCGCGGCCCTGTGGGCCGAGGCGATCCACCCCCTCACCGCGACCGAGATGACCCTGCCCGAGTTCGAGCGCTTTCTGCTGCCCCTGGCGTGCCGTCTCGGCGAGGCGCTGTCCGCTCCGGTGTTCGACACCCAGTCGGCGTACGAGGTCGGTGCGGCCCTGGTGGACGCGCATTGCACGGAGCCGGAGGCGCTGCCGCACATCCTCGGCACGGTCGACGCCAACCTCGTGGAGCACTTCCCTCCGGACTCCTCGATGCCCCGCGAGGAGGCCCGCGCCCGGTGCAGCCGGCTCCAGCACGCCCTGGCCGCCGGGTTCGTCCGCGAGCTGCGGGAACGTACCCGCAGCGAGCAGGAGGCCATCTCCCGGGCCGCGCTGGCGGCCCGGACCGAGGCGGAGATGGCGCTGCACGCCAGCGAGGCCAAGTTCCAGGCGGTCTTCGAGGGCGCGGTGATCGGCGTCGGCATCGCCGACCTCGACGGCTGGGTGCTCGTCGTCAACGACGCGGTGGCCCGGATGTTCGGCGGCCGGGAGTACTTCCAGACCCGCCGTAACGTCCTGGACTGGGTGCACCCCGACGACGCCCCCGGCGTCCTGGACCTGTACTACGAGCTGGTCACCGGGAAACGGGACTTCTACCGCATCCAGAAGCCGCACCCGCGCCCCGACGGCGGGGTGCTGTGGACCAACCTCACCGTCTCGCTGCTGCGCGACTCCACCGGCCGGCCGCAGTACCAGCTCACCCTGATGGAGGACATCACCGAGCAGCGGCTGCTGGAGGAACGGCTGCGGTACGAGGCCACCCACGACGCGCTGACCGGGCTGCCCAACCGCACCCTGTTCTCCGAGCGGCTGGAGCAGGCGCTGGCGGCCGGCGCGGAGAGCGAACGGTTCGGCGTCTGCTACCTGGACCTGGACGGCTTCAAGGCGGTCAACGACAGCCTCGGGCACGCGGTCGGCGACAAACTGCTGGTCTCGGTCGCCGAGCGGCTCCGGGCGTGCGCCACCGCACCGGGCACGATGGTGGCCCGGGCCGGCGGGGACGAGTTCGTGGCGCTGGTCGCCGGGCCCACCGCGCACACCGACGTGGTGGCGCTGGCGGACCGGATGCTCACCGCGCTCGCCGAACCGGTCCGGGTGGAGGGCCGGGAGCTGCTGGTCCGGGTGAGCATCGGGGTGGTGGACGGCTTCGCCGGGGAGATGGGCCAGGCCGAGGTGCTGCGCAGCGCCGACATCACCATGTACCGGGCGAAGGCCGCGGGCGGCAACCAGTACGTACGGGCCGACGCCGACTCCGACGCCCGGGTCATCGCCCGGCACAGCCTCACCAACCGGCTGCCGTCCGCCCTGGAGAACGGGGAGTTCTTCATCGAGTACCAGCCGCTGGTCCGGCTGGCCGACGGCAGCGTACGCGGCGCCGAGGCGCTGGTCCGCTGGCTGCACCCGGTGCACGGGGTGCTCGGCCCCGACCAGTTCATCCCGCTGGCCGAGCAGACCGGGCTGATCGTCCCGCTGGGCCGCTGGGTGCTCCAGGAGGCCGCCCGGCAGGCGTACACCTGGCGGAAGGAGACCGGTGACCCGCGGCTGCGGGTGAACGTCAACCTCTCACCCTGCCAGCTCACCCACAAGGGTCTGGTCGCCGACACCGTGGCGGTGCTGGAGGAGGCCGACCTGTGCCCCAGCGCGCTGTGCCTGGAGGTCACCGAGAACGACCTGATCGGTGCCGACGAGGATGCCCTGCGCCCGCTGCGGCAACTCGCCGACCTGGGGGTGGACATCGCCCTGGACGACTTCGGCACCGGGTACTCCAACCTGTCCTACCTGCGCAGACTTCCGGTCAGCACGCTGAAACTGGACCGCTCCTTCACCCGGGGCATGCAGCGTGCCCCGGCGGACCCGGTCGATGTCAAGATCGTCGAGGGGATCGTCTCGCTCGCCCACACACTCGATCTGGCGGTCACCGTGGAAGGGGTGGAGACCGGGGTGCAGGCCGAGCACCTGCGGCTGCTGGGCTGCGACACCGCACAGGGCTGGTACTACGCCCGGCCCGGCCCGCCCGAGCGACTGCACACGCTGGCGCTCGCGGACGCCAGCTGA
- a CDS encoding DUF779 domain-containing protein, producing the protein MEDVSRITFTPAAERLVRRLTDAHGPLMFHQSGGCCDGSAPMCYPRGEFRTGAADVLLGTPRIEGVAEPVEFWMSAVQFERWRHTRLTIDVVPGRGSGFSLEAPEGVRFLVRSDLLTGAERCSVDGTTAGGAAPGR; encoded by the coding sequence ATGGAAGACGTCTCCCGTATCACCTTCACCCCGGCCGCCGAGCGGCTCGTCCGCCGTCTGACCGACGCGCACGGACCGCTGATGTTCCACCAGTCCGGCGGCTGCTGCGACGGCAGCGCGCCGATGTGCTACCCCCGCGGGGAGTTCCGGACCGGCGCCGCCGATGTACTGCTGGGCACACCGCGGATCGAGGGGGTGGCGGAACCGGTCGAGTTCTGGATGTCCGCCGTCCAGTTCGAGCGGTGGCGCCACACCCGGCTCACCATCGACGTGGTACCGGGCCGGGGCAGCGGATTCTCCCTGGAGGCGCCGGAGGGGGTGCGCTTCCTCGTCCGGTCCGACCTGCTCACCGGGGCCGAGCGGTGTTCCGTGGACGGTACAACGGCCGGCGGGGCGGCGCCCGGCCGGTAA
- a CDS encoding DUF4232 domain-containing protein: MTGISAGRALAVTGLSLSVLLSVAACGGQSGTERSADATEVGSEVPAASDTPVRPETLDVDRFTPYPPSGSPSSSSSGSPCPASGVRVTAGEANAASGLRAQEVTLTNCGPTARRLSGYPTVELLDEDGKPLRIDIDRGARRVSSGVGDATPAAFSVEPGGSATFQLVWRNTYDDTSQAPVVGKTVVVSPSVGDIGVRITPETPYDLGSTGRLGVTVWEPAR; this comes from the coding sequence ATGACTGGCATATCCGCCGGGCGTGCCCTGGCCGTCACCGGGCTCTCCCTGAGTGTTCTGCTCTCCGTCGCCGCGTGCGGTGGACAGTCCGGCACCGAGCGCAGCGCGGACGCGACCGAGGTGGGCTCCGAGGTGCCGGCCGCCTCCGACACACCCGTCCGCCCCGAGACCCTGGACGTGGACCGGTTCACGCCCTACCCCCCGTCGGGGTCGCCGTCCTCCTCGTCCTCCGGCTCCCCGTGCCCCGCTTCGGGGGTGCGGGTGACCGCCGGTGAGGCGAACGCCGCGTCGGGGCTGCGGGCCCAGGAGGTCACCCTCACCAACTGCGGGCCCACGGCGCGGCGGCTGAGCGGCTACCCGACCGTGGAACTGCTCGACGAGGACGGCAAGCCGCTGCGGATCGACATCGACCGGGGCGCCCGGCGGGTCAGCTCCGGGGTCGGGGACGCGACCCCGGCGGCGTTCTCGGTCGAGCCGGGCGGCTCGGCCACCTTCCAGCTGGTGTGGCGGAACACCTACGACGACACCAGCCAGGCCCCGGTGGTGGGCAAGACGGTGGTCGTCTCCCCGTCGGTCGGGGACATCGGGGTGCGGATCACCCCGGAGACCCCCTACGACCTCGGCTCCACCGGCCGTCTGGGGGTCACCGTCTGGGAACCGGCCCGGTAG
- a CDS encoding chitinase: MSGRTSRLLGAALALAFAVQIPVAAATAAPRENTAAQTDTCAVKSKPTGKVLQGYWENWDGSANGVHPPFGWVPINDKRIRDHGYNVINAAFPVIRSDGTVLWEDGMDATVKVSTPAEMCDAKANGATLLMSIGGAAAGIDLSSTKVADRFVETVVPILKKYNFDGIDIDIETGLVGSGNINQLSASQSNLIRIIDGVLAQMPSNFGLTMAPETAYVTGGSVVYGSIWGAYLPIIKKYADNGRLWWLNMQYYNGSMYGCSGDSYQAGTVAGFTAQTDCLNKGLVVQGTTIKVPYDKQVPGLPAQPGAGGGYMSPSLVSQAWNNYRDKGLKGLMTWSINWDGSRNWTFGDNVRSLQGR; encoded by the coding sequence ATGTCCGGTCGTACGTCACGCCTGCTGGGAGCCGCACTGGCCCTGGCGTTCGCCGTTCAGATACCCGTCGCGGCGGCGACGGCCGCACCCCGCGAGAACACCGCCGCACAGACCGACACCTGTGCGGTGAAGTCCAAGCCCACGGGCAAGGTGCTCCAGGGCTACTGGGAGAACTGGGACGGCTCGGCCAACGGCGTGCACCCGCCGTTCGGCTGGGTGCCGATCAACGACAAGCGCATCCGCGACCACGGCTACAACGTGATCAACGCGGCGTTCCCGGTCATCCGCTCGGACGGCACGGTGCTGTGGGAGGACGGGATGGACGCCACGGTGAAGGTGTCCACCCCCGCCGAGATGTGCGACGCCAAGGCGAACGGCGCCACCCTGCTGATGTCCATCGGCGGCGCGGCGGCCGGCATCGACCTCAGCTCCACCAAGGTGGCCGACCGGTTCGTCGAGACGGTGGTACCGATCCTGAAGAAGTACAACTTCGACGGCATCGACATCGACATCGAGACCGGCCTGGTCGGCAGCGGCAACATCAACCAGCTGTCGGCCTCGCAGTCGAACCTCATCCGCATCATCGACGGCGTGCTCGCCCAGATGCCGTCCAACTTCGGCCTGACGATGGCCCCGGAGACCGCCTATGTCACCGGCGGCAGCGTGGTCTACGGCTCGATCTGGGGCGCCTACCTGCCGATCATCAAGAAGTACGCGGACAACGGCCGCCTGTGGTGGCTGAACATGCAGTACTACAACGGCAGCATGTACGGCTGCTCCGGCGACTCCTACCAGGCGGGCACCGTCGCCGGGTTCACCGCGCAGACCGACTGCCTCAACAAGGGGCTGGTGGTCCAGGGCACCACCATCAAGGTGCCGTACGACAAGCAGGTCCCGGGCCTGCCCGCGCAGCCGGGCGCCGGCGGCGGATACATGTCCCCCAGCCTGGTGTCGCAGGCGTGGAACAACTACCGGGACAAGGGCCTCAAGGGCCTGATGACCTGGTCGATCAACTGGGACGGGTCACGCAACTGGACCTTCGGCGACAACGTCCGCTCGCTGCAGGGCCGTTGA